One Desulfosalsimonas propionicica DNA window includes the following coding sequences:
- a CDS encoding AAA family ATPase yields MKNPLTAQHRQMNEQFEAIVAQISQVMLGKESQVRLALTCLFAEGHLLIEDLPGIGKTTLAKVLAKCLGLEFQRLQFTSDMLPGDILGVSIFDQKTGLFHFHRGPVFTQVLLADEINRTTPKTQSALLEAMEEGQVSFEGKTRRLEPPFFVIATQNPLEYAGTFPLPESQLDRFLMRIEIGYPSRAAEKQILKGQGTQDALETIEANMNKDDVRAIQKKIKNVHTSDTFVDYVREILYFTRTSDHFHVGLSPRAGLAMIRAACSWAWLHGRDYALPEDLQQILPWVAGHRLRSGQDRTEIGRNRLMEILAEIPVPL; encoded by the coding sequence ATGAAAAACCCGTTAACAGCACAGCACCGGCAGATGAATGAGCAGTTTGAAGCCATTGTGGCGCAAATCAGCCAGGTGATGCTCGGCAAGGAGTCCCAGGTGCGCCTTGCCCTGACCTGCCTGTTTGCCGAGGGCCACCTTTTGATCGAGGATCTGCCGGGCATCGGCAAAACCACCCTGGCCAAGGTCCTGGCCAAATGCCTGGGACTGGAGTTCCAGCGCCTGCAGTTTACAAGCGACATGCTGCCCGGCGACATCCTGGGGGTATCCATATTCGACCAGAAAACCGGGCTCTTTCATTTTCACCGGGGACCGGTTTTCACCCAGGTGCTGCTGGCAGACGAAATCAACCGGACTACGCCTAAAACCCAGAGCGCACTGCTCGAAGCCATGGAAGAAGGCCAGGTCTCCTTTGAGGGCAAAACCCGGCGCCTGGAGCCGCCCTTTTTCGTCATTGCCACCCAGAATCCCCTGGAATACGCGGGCACGTTCCCCCTGCCCGAATCCCAGCTCGACCGCTTCCTGATGCGCATCGAGATCGGCTATCCCAGCCGGGCCGCGGAAAAACAGATCCTCAAAGGCCAGGGCACGCAGGACGCGCTGGAAACCATTGAGGCAAATATGAACAAAGACGATGTGCGGGCCATCCAGAAAAAGATCAAAAACGTGCACACCTCTGACACCTTTGTGGACTATGTCCGGGAAATCCTGTATTTCACCCGCACCAGCGACCATTTTCACGTGGGTCTTTCCCCCCGGGCCGGGCTGGCCATGATCCGGGCCGCCTGCTCCTGGGCCTGGCTGCATGGCCGGGATTATGCCCTGCCCGAAGATCTCCAGCAGATCCTGCCCTGGGTGGCCGGCCACCGGCTGCGATCCGGACAGGACCGCACGGAAATCGGCAGAAACCGGTTAATGGAAATTCTGGCTGAAATCCCGGTGCCGCTTTGA
- a CDS encoding DUF58 domain-containing protein → MARKNTYILPTRHGLMFLLVLAAMLAGSINYNNNLGFLLVFLLGSMAVVSMVHTHRNLKGLKILSVSARPVFAQETAVFVFLISPEGRRRNALEFFFENPGSAIENLSPDAEARISVRVAAPKRGLLVPGPLTVSTCFPLGLFYAWTRVRLNCFCTVYPNPIAAAFEFSEIAEGGTNQDSAPLLSGTDDFLGLKVYQPGDPVRRISWKALSRGQGLFTKEFAGHGRSNMVFDYEQMTGPDTETRLSQLCDLVRRAADANMEYGLNLPGSFIAPGSGRDHRHRCLKALALFGINQEPRDK, encoded by the coding sequence GTGGCCCGGAAAAACACCTATATTCTGCCCACCCGGCACGGACTGATGTTTCTGCTGGTGCTGGCGGCCATGCTGGCCGGCTCCATTAATTACAACAACAACCTCGGTTTTTTGCTGGTGTTTCTGCTCGGGTCCATGGCGGTTGTGTCCATGGTCCACACTCACCGCAACCTGAAGGGGTTAAAAATTTTATCTGTTTCCGCCCGCCCTGTTTTTGCACAGGAAACAGCCGTGTTTGTCTTTCTAATATCGCCGGAAGGCCGCCGGCGAAACGCCCTGGAATTTTTTTTTGAAAACCCGGGCTCCGCTATTGAAAACCTGAGCCCGGATGCCGAGGCCCGCATTTCGGTCAGGGTGGCCGCCCCAAAACGGGGGCTGCTCGTCCCGGGTCCCCTGACCGTGTCCACTTGCTTTCCCCTGGGCCTTTTTTATGCATGGACCCGGGTTCGGCTCAATTGTTTCTGCACAGTTTATCCCAACCCCATTGCCGCGGCATTTGAATTCAGTGAAATTGCAGAAGGGGGAACAAACCAGGACTCCGCGCCGCTGCTGTCCGGAACAGACGATTTTCTGGGCCTGAAAGTCTATCAGCCGGGTGACCCGGTCCGCCGGATTTCGTGGAAGGCCCTGTCCCGGGGCCAGGGTCTGTTTACCAAGGAATTTGCCGGCCACGGCCGCAGCAACATGGTGTTTGACTATGAACAAATGACCGGCCCGGACACGGAAACACGATTGTCTCAGCTCTGCGACCTGGTGCGCAGAGCTGCGGACGCAAACATGGAATACGGCCTGAACCTGCCCGGATCCTTTATCGCACCGGGCAGCGGCAGGGACCACCGCCACAGGTGCTTAAAAGCCCTTGCCCTGTTTGGAATCAATCAGGAGCCCCGGGACAAATGA
- the dinB gene encoding DNA polymerase IV has product MIVHVDMDAFFASVEKKDDSALAGRCVIVGGISDRGVVSAASYEARKFGVRSAMPMYRARRLCAEGVFLAPRPWRYKEISRRVMDVLSGFSPLVEPVSIDEAYLDITGCGRLLGDPQSIGAKIKQAVRQDTGLTCSVGITPLKFLSKIASDLEKPDGLVVISEKQTADFIYSLPVQKVPGVGQVAREKLQRMGISTLGDAAGYDKAVLVRHLGSFGTRLHELSTGVDRSRVSAVRPVKSVSSEQTLAADTRDKNELKTHLLAHAEDVGRQLRRHRLRAKTVFIKIKHSDFTQVTRQAPLGQRGNCSAVLYRTGADLLDAYSFDKPVRLVGLGAADLADERTPVQQSLFAENGSLHDKWEKIDTAMDAIWEKYGVRKITRARGMDPPDPGGDNPA; this is encoded by the coding sequence ATGATTGTTCACGTGGACATGGACGCGTTTTTCGCGTCAGTGGAAAAAAAAGATGATTCTGCGCTGGCCGGCAGGTGCGTGATCGTGGGCGGGATCTCGGACCGGGGGGTGGTGTCTGCGGCCAGCTACGAGGCCAGAAAATTCGGGGTGCGCTCGGCCATGCCCATGTACCGGGCCCGCCGCCTGTGTGCTGAAGGGGTGTTTCTCGCCCCCCGGCCCTGGCGGTACAAGGAGATCTCCAGGCGGGTCATGGATGTTTTGTCCGGATTTTCCCCGCTGGTGGAGCCGGTGTCCATAGACGAGGCCTATCTGGATATCACCGGTTGCGGCCGTCTTCTGGGAGATCCGCAATCCATCGGCGCAAAGATCAAGCAGGCCGTCCGGCAGGACACGGGCCTTACCTGCTCGGTGGGCATCACGCCCCTGAAGTTTCTCTCCAAGATCGCATCGGATCTGGAAAAGCCCGACGGCCTGGTGGTGATTTCTGAAAAACAAACAGCCGATTTCATTTATAGCCTGCCAGTGCAGAAAGTGCCCGGTGTCGGACAGGTGGCCCGGGAAAAACTGCAGCGTATGGGCATTTCTACCCTGGGAGATGCGGCCGGCTATGACAAGGCTGTTTTGGTCCGGCATCTGGGCAGTTTCGGCACACGGCTCCATGAGCTTTCAACCGGTGTTGACCGCAGCCGGGTCAGCGCGGTGCGGCCGGTGAAATCCGTTAGTTCCGAACAGACCCTGGCCGCTGATACCCGGGATAAAAATGAATTGAAAACGCATCTTCTGGCCCATGCCGAAGATGTGGGCCGGCAGCTGCGGCGTCACCGCCTGCGGGCCAAAACCGTTTTCATCAAGATCAAGCATTCGGATTTCACCCAGGTCACCCGCCAGGCGCCCCTGGGCCAAAGGGGCAACTGCTCGGCCGTGTTATACCGCACCGGCGCGGACCTGCTGGATGCCTACAGTTTTGACAAACCCGTGCGCCTGGTGGGGCTGGGAGCGGCGGACCTGGCAGATGAGCGCACGCCGGTGCAGCAGTCCCTGTTTGCAGAAAACGGGTCTTTGCATGACAAATGGGAAAAGATCGATACAGCCATGGATGCCATCTGGGAAAAATACGGGGTGCGCAAAATCACCCGGGCCCGGGGCATGGATCCCCCGGACCCGGGCGGCGACAATCCGGCCTGA
- a CDS encoding amidohydrolase, giving the protein MGQAADILIRNAVVVTVNPDFEIIENGAVAIKDGRIDFVGSDGAGNPAGARQVIDACGGIVMPGLVNTHTHLPMSLFRGLADDLVLDKWLTSHIFPAEAAHIHPDTVQAATLLSCAEMLLSGTTACCDGYFYENFVAEAVAKAGIRAVLGQGVIDFPAPDCPEPEKNIDTAQAFVNQWKGKNARISPSIFCHSPYTCSVRTLQRAKQAADKAGVLFQIHVAETRNEGENTGIGQLRSVAAYLADLGVLGPNTLASHCVWLSPEDIAIFQDTGTKVSHNPESNMKLASGIAPVPAMLAAGICAGLGTDGCASNNNLDMFEIMEYAAKLHKVSAMDPIVMDAETVVRMATIQGAESLGLGHLIGSVEPGKAADLIVIDTRQPHLCPLYHPESHLVYAVRGADVSHVLVDGQLLVERGRLVDMDVTAVMAEVSRIGQKVAKTDKHHQ; this is encoded by the coding sequence TTGGGGCAGGCGGCTGATATTTTGATCCGCAATGCCGTGGTGGTTACGGTAAACCCGGATTTTGAAATCATTGAAAACGGGGCAGTGGCCATAAAAGACGGGCGAATTGATTTTGTGGGTTCTGATGGGGCCGGCAATCCCGCCGGAGCCCGGCAGGTCATTGATGCCTGCGGCGGCATTGTGATGCCGGGGCTTGTCAACACCCACACGCATCTTCCCATGTCTTTGTTCCGGGGCCTGGCCGATGACCTGGTCCTGGACAAATGGCTCACCAGCCATATTTTCCCGGCCGAGGCCGCCCATATCCATCCGGACACCGTGCAGGCGGCCACCCTGCTGTCATGTGCGGAAATGCTGTTGTCCGGTACCACCGCCTGTTGCGATGGTTATTTTTATGAAAATTTTGTGGCCGAAGCGGTTGCTAAAGCCGGGATCCGGGCTGTGCTCGGCCAGGGTGTCATTGATTTTCCGGCCCCTGACTGCCCGGAACCGGAAAAAAACATAGACACGGCCCAGGCGTTTGTGAACCAATGGAAGGGCAAAAATGCCCGAATCTCTCCGTCGATTTTCTGCCATTCCCCCTACACCTGCTCGGTGCGCACCCTGCAGCGGGCAAAACAGGCCGCAGACAAAGCAGGGGTGCTTTTCCAGATCCACGTGGCAGAGACCCGAAACGAGGGGGAAAACACCGGTATCGGCCAACTCCGGTCCGTGGCGGCCTATCTGGCGGATCTGGGGGTCCTGGGCCCAAACACCCTGGCGTCTCACTGCGTGTGGCTCAGCCCTGAAGATATTGCCATTTTTCAGGACACGGGCACAAAAGTCAGCCACAATCCCGAAAGCAACATGAAACTGGCCTCTGGCATCGCACCTGTGCCGGCCATGCTGGCCGCCGGTATTTGCGCGGGGTTGGGAACAGATGGCTGTGCCAGCAACAACAACCTGGACATGTTTGAAATCATGGAGTATGCCGCAAAACTCCACAAGGTCTCGGCCATGGACCCCATCGTGATGGATGCCGAAACCGTGGTTCGCATGGCCACCATACAGGGGGCGGAAAGCCTGGGCCTGGGTCATCTCATCGGCTCAGTGGAGCCGGGCAAGGCTGCTGATCTCATTGTCATTGACACCCGCCAGCCGCATCTGTGTCCCTTGTATCACCCGGAATCCCATCTGGTTTACGCTGTCCGCGGCGCAGATGTCTCCCATGTGCTGGTTGACGGGCAGCTCCTGGTGGAACGCGGTCGGCTGGTGGACATGGATGTTACAGCGGTCATGGCAGAAGTCAGCCGCATTGGCCAAAAGGTGGCGAAAACCGATAAACACCACCAATAG
- a CDS encoding transglutaminase TgpA family protein, with amino-acid sequence MNTEKKYLPALIAALAAAILPHTLQMAPWITAWCAAMWAYLLLCMRTGWPQPGRRVRILLSVAGIAGLVATYGIGFGSDAFVGLLAVMAALKPFEISTHRDRMITVFIAYFIIISSLLRSETFAITLYMFFSVLLTTAALVRINDPLGAYKTSARRAGLVMAQALPLMILLFLLFPRLEGSLVGFSQTNLGQTGFSDQLSPGSVANLVQNNDPAFRAQFDGPVILPEQRYWRGVVFSRFDGRAWHSADRVPKLNQSIQGGDSVEYTISLEPHNQQWVFALDLPAKAPSRRTTLKRDFTVVSRRSITRKRRYQMRSYTRYNTATVDYGVKDALNLPQETNPRARDLAADLAENSTGFGEIVENALSFLRDNNFAYTLQPPLLGHNPVDDFLFESRKGYCEHYASAFAFLMRAAGVPARIVGGYLGGQVNPWAQYLIIRQSDAHVWVEVWYPENGWTRVDPTLEVAPERLDQGAAGSLQPGELGGNFARKYLRPITSFIDQVRLGWDAMGLQWEAWFSAYSKQQQQDLLKALGIDTRSWKGPFLMLLAAAAGAAGLFWLHARLQNRAARKKTAPEARYYEKFCSKMARVAIVRPQHMGPLEFAEYIAEKRPDLEKPVHEITRLYIALRYRPAAGQNTRKQFIAKIRAFDPAKDKPPV; translated from the coding sequence ATGAATACGGAAAAAAAATACCTTCCTGCACTGATAGCCGCACTGGCTGCGGCCATCCTGCCCCACACCCTGCAGATGGCCCCCTGGATAACCGCGTGGTGTGCTGCCATGTGGGCATATCTGCTGTTATGCATGAGAACCGGCTGGCCCCAACCCGGGCGCAGGGTGCGGATTCTGCTTTCTGTGGCCGGCATAGCCGGTCTTGTGGCCACCTACGGCATCGGGTTCGGCTCAGATGCATTCGTGGGCCTGCTGGCAGTGATGGCTGCGTTAAAACCTTTTGAAATCAGCACCCACCGGGACCGGATGATTACCGTATTTATCGCCTACTTTATCATCATCAGCAGCCTGCTGCGATCCGAGACCTTTGCCATTACCCTGTATATGTTTTTTTCTGTGCTGCTGACCACAGCCGCCCTGGTGCGCATCAATGATCCGCTTGGCGCGTATAAAACAAGCGCCCGGCGAGCAGGCCTTGTCATGGCCCAGGCATTGCCCCTTATGATTTTGCTCTTTCTGCTGTTTCCCCGCCTGGAAGGCAGTCTGGTGGGGTTTTCACAAACCAATCTGGGCCAAACCGGATTTTCCGATCAACTCAGCCCGGGATCAGTGGCAAACCTGGTGCAAAACAACGATCCGGCCTTTCGCGCGCAGTTTGACGGCCCGGTGATTCTTCCGGAGCAGCGATACTGGCGTGGGGTTGTGTTTTCACGATTTGACGGCCGGGCCTGGCACAGTGCAGACCGGGTCCCGAAACTGAATCAATCCATCCAGGGCGGCGATTCAGTGGAATACACCATTTCCCTTGAGCCCCACAACCAGCAATGGGTCTTTGCCCTGGATCTGCCCGCAAAGGCCCCTTCGCGCCGGACGACCCTGAAGCGCGATTTCACGGTTGTGTCCAGGCGCAGCATCACCCGCAAGCGCAGATACCAAATGCGTTCCTATACCCGGTATAACACCGCCACGGTGGATTACGGGGTCAAAGACGCCCTGAACCTGCCGCAAGAAACCAACCCCCGGGCCCGGGACCTGGCTGCGGACCTGGCGGAAAATTCCACGGGATTTGGGGAAATTGTCGAAAATGCACTTTCTTTTCTCAGGGACAACAACTTTGCCTACACCCTGCAGCCCCCGCTTTTGGGACATAATCCGGTTGACGATTTCCTGTTTGAATCCCGCAAGGGCTATTGCGAGCATTATGCATCCGCCTTTGCCTTTCTGATGCGGGCAGCCGGGGTGCCGGCGCGCATTGTGGGCGGATACCTGGGCGGCCAGGTCAATCCCTGGGCGCAATACCTGATTATCCGGCAGTCTGACGCCCATGTCTGGGTGGAGGTGTGGTATCCGGAAAACGGATGGACCCGGGTGGATCCCACCCTTGAAGTGGCGCCGGAACGCCTGGACCAGGGGGCTGCCGGCTCGCTTCAGCCCGGGGAGCTGGGAGGAAATTTTGCCCGCAAATACTTACGACCCATTACCTCGTTTATTGACCAGGTCCGGCTCGGCTGGGACGCCATGGGCCTTCAATGGGAGGCTTGGTTTTCGGCTTATTCCAAACAGCAGCAACAGGACCTGCTAAAAGCCCTGGGCATTGACACCCGATCCTGGAAAGGCCCTTTTCTAATGCTCCTGGCGGCCGCAGCCGGCGCAGCAGGCCTGTTTTGGCTCCACGCCCGGTTGCAAAACCGGGCCGCCCGAAAAAAAACAGCGCCAGAAGCCCGGTATTATGAAAAATTCTGCTCAAAAATGGCCCGGGTCGCCATTGTCCGGCCACAACACATGGGCCCCCTCGAATTCGCCGAATATATTGCGGAAAAACGCCCGGATCTGGAAAAACCCGTGCATGAAATCACCCGCCTTTATATCGCCCTTCGTTACCGGCCGGCAGCAGGGCAAAACACCCGCAAACAATTCATCGCCAAAATCCGGGCCTTTGACCCGGCAAAAGACAAGCCGCCTGTCTAA
- the ade gene encoding adenine deaminase — MDISALIAAARGAVPADLLITDARIVNVFSGQISNGSIAIKDGYIAGIGDYPARQIVSVSNAYVCPGLVDAHVHIESAMTSVSQFVRSVLPRGVTTVVADPHEIANVMGTDGIAYMLAAAEKQPMNIYFTLPSCVPATDMETAGAVLDAGSLMPLLSHPRVLGLGEMMNFPGVINADARVLEKIRAAADHHKSVEGHAPGLSGKDLAAYLAAGMTSDHECVSAAEAMEKLSLGMHIMIREATGAKNLDDLLPIVNDKTAGRIMWCTDDRHPQDLLNQGSIDHIIRRAVGRGLDPVTAVSLATVSPAAYFGLHRLGAIAPGRRADLVVVPDLEDFDVSSVYCAGILAAENGEAVFPDPGAEPASYPDSMNVGDSDPDFAIPARGRKLRVIGLCPGQITTQGRILDARIKDGHAVSDPGRDLIKLAVAERHKATGNIGLGFVSGFGLRSGAIAGSVAHDSHNIIAAGVDDADIRAAVRAVIDMGGGLAVAADQRTAASLALPIAGLMSDQPLSGVQGGIGKLNQAAADLGCTLADPFMALSFLALPVIPDLRLTDKGLVDVAKFARVPLFAD; from the coding sequence ATGGACATTTCCGCCCTGATTGCTGCAGCCCGGGGTGCAGTACCCGCAGATCTGCTGATCACAGACGCCCGCATTGTCAACGTGTTTTCCGGGCAGATCTCCAATGGCAGCATTGCCATAAAAGACGGATATATTGCCGGTATCGGCGACTATCCGGCCCGGCAGATTGTTTCGGTCAGCAATGCTTATGTGTGCCCCGGCCTCGTTGATGCCCATGTACACATTGAAAGCGCCATGACCAGTGTTTCGCAATTTGTGCGGTCGGTTTTGCCCCGCGGGGTGACCACGGTTGTGGCAGATCCCCATGAAATCGCCAATGTCATGGGCACCGACGGCATTGCCTACATGCTGGCGGCGGCCGAAAAACAGCCCATGAATATCTATTTTACCCTGCCTTCATGCGTGCCGGCAACAGACATGGAAACCGCAGGTGCGGTGCTCGACGCCGGCAGTCTCATGCCCCTTTTGTCCCATCCGCGGGTTCTGGGTCTGGGCGAGATGATGAACTTTCCCGGAGTGATCAACGCCGATGCCAGGGTCCTGGAGAAAATCCGAGCGGCGGCGGATCATCACAAATCTGTGGAGGGGCATGCCCCGGGGCTTTCGGGAAAGGACCTGGCGGCCTACCTGGCCGCGGGCATGACAAGCGACCATGAATGCGTGTCTGCTGCAGAGGCCATGGAAAAGCTCAGCCTGGGTATGCACATCATGATCCGGGAGGCCACGGGCGCAAAAAATCTTGATGACCTGCTGCCGATTGTCAATGACAAAACCGCCGGTCGGATCATGTGGTGCACAGATGACCGCCATCCCCAGGATCTTTTAAATCAGGGCAGCATTGACCATATTATCAGGCGGGCCGTGGGAAGGGGCCTTGATCCGGTCACGGCCGTGTCTCTGGCCACCGTCAGCCCGGCTGCCTATTTCGGCCTGCACCGACTGGGGGCCATTGCTCCGGGCCGGCGGGCCGATCTGGTGGTGGTGCCGGATCTGGAGGATTTTGACGTTTCTTCGGTTTATTGCGCCGGGATTCTGGCGGCAGAAAACGGGGAGGCGGTTTTTCCCGATCCCGGGGCTGAACCCGCCAGTTATCCGGATTCCATGAATGTGGGCGATTCCGATCCGGATTTTGCAATCCCCGCCCGGGGCCGAAAGCTCCGGGTGATTGGTCTCTGCCCGGGCCAGATCACCACACAGGGCCGGATCCTGGATGCCCGGATAAAAGACGGCCATGCCGTGTCTGATCCGGGCCGGGATCTGATCAAGCTGGCTGTGGCGGAGCGGCACAAGGCCACCGGTAATATCGGCCTGGGGTTTGTCTCCGGCTTTGGGCTGCGCTCCGGGGCCATTGCCGGCAGCGTGGCCCACGATTCCCATAATATCATTGCCGCAGGTGTGGATGACGCAGACATCCGGGCTGCTGTCAGGGCCGTCATTGACATGGGCGGGGGATTGGCCGTGGCCGCGGATCAAAGGACGGCCGCGTCTTTGGCCCTTCCCATTGCCGGTCTCATGTCAGATCAACCCCTTTCTGGGGTGCAGGGCGGGATCGGAAAACTCAACCAGGCGGCCGCAGACCTGGGCTGTACATTGGCGGATCCGTTTATGGCGCTTTCCTTTCTGGCCCTGCCCGTGATCCCGGATCTGCGGCTTACGGACAAGGGATTGGTGGACGTGGCAAAGTTTGCCCGCGTCCCGTTGTTTGCGGATTGA